From Oryza sativa Japonica Group chromosome 4, ASM3414082v1, one genomic window encodes:
- the LOC4335696 gene encoding transport inhibitor response 1-like protein Os04g0395600, with the protein MTYFPEEVVEHIFSFLPAQRDRNTVSLVCKVWYEIERLSRRGVFVGNCYAVRAGRVAARFPNVRALTVKGKPHFADFNLVPPDWGGYAGPWIEAAARGCHGLEELRMKRMVVSDESLELLARSFPRFRALVLISCEGFSTDGLAAVASHCKLLRELDLQENEVEDRGPRWLSCFPDSCTSLVSLNFACIKGEVNAGSLERLVSRSPNLRSLRLNRSVSVDTLAKILLRTPNLEDLGTGNLTDDFQTESYFKLTSALEKCKMLRSLSGFWDASPVCLSFIYPLCAQLTGLNLSYAPTLDASDLTKMISRCVKLQRLWVLDCISDKGLQVVASSCKDLQELRVFPSDFYVAGYSAVTEEGLVAVSLGCPKLNSLLYFCHQMTNAALVTVAKNCPNFTRFRLCILEPGKPDVVTSQPLDEGFGAIVRECKGLQRLSISGLLTDKVFMYIGKYAKQLEMLSIAFAGDSDKGMMHVMNGCKNLRKLEIRDSPFGDAALLGNFARYETMRSLWMSSCNVTLKGCQVLASKMPMLNVEVINERDGSNEMEENHGDLPKVEKLYVYRTTAGARDDAPNFVKIL; encoded by the exons atGACGTACTTcccggaggaggtggtggagcacATCTTCAGCTTCCTGCCGGCGCAGCGCGACCGCAACACGGTCTCGCTCGTCTGCAAGGTGTGGTACGAGATCGAGAGGCTGAGCCGCCGCGGCGTCTTCGTGGGCAACTGCTACGCCGtgcgcgccggccgcgtcgccgcgcgGTTCCCCAACGTGCGGGCGCTCACGGTGAAGGGGAAGCCCCACTTCGCCGACTTCAACCTCGTGCCCCCCGACTGGGGCGGCTACGCGGGGCCGTGGATCGAGGCGGCCGCGAGGGGATGCCACGGCCTGGAGGAGCTCAGGATGAAGCGGATGGTGGTGTCCGACGAGAGCCTCGAGCTGCTGGCTCGCTCGTTCCCGCGGTTCAGGGCTCTTGTTCTTATCAGCTGCGAGGGGTTCAGCACTGACGGGCTAGCCGCCGTCGCGAGCCATTGCAA GCTTCTGAGGGAGTTGGATTTGCAGGAAAATGAAGTGGAGGATCGAGGGCCTAGGTGGCTTTCCTGCTTCCCTGATTCCTGCACATCACTTGTCTCATTGAATTTTGCCTGCATCAAAGGGGAGGTTAATGCTGGTTCACTGGAGAGACTTGTTAGCAGGTCCCCAAACCTGCGGAGTTTGAGGCTGAATCGATCTGTATCGGTAGATACACTTGCAAAGATACTACTGCGTACCCCTAACTTGGAGGATTTGGGGACAGGGAATTTGACAGATGACTTCCAAACTGAGTCCTACTTTAAGCTTACCAGTGCTCTGGAGAAATGCAAGATGTTGAGGAGTTTGTCTGGATTCTGGGATGCTTCTCCTGTTTGCCTGTCATTTATCTACCCCCTGTGTGCTCAACTGACAGGATTGAACTTGAGCTATGCCCCCACACTTGATGCTTCTGACCTTACAAAAATGATTAGCCGCTGTGTGAAGCTCCAACGCCTTTGG GTACTGGATTGTATCTCGGACAAAGGCTTGCAAGTGGTGGCCTCCAGTTGCAAAGACTTGCAAGAACTCAGGGTATTTCCATCAGATTTCTACGTAGCTGGTTATTCTGCAGTGACAGAGGAGGGACTTGTTGCAGTATCCTTGGGCTGTCCAAAACTGAACTCACTACTGTACTTCTGTCACCAAATGACTAATGCTGCACTAGTTACTGTCGCCAAGAACTGTCCAAATTTCACACGATTCAGACTTTGTATTCTTGAGCCAGGGAAGCCTGATGTTGTGACAAGCCAACCATTAGATGAAGGCTTTGGAGCTATTGTTCGTGAGTGCAAGGGATTACAACGTTTGTCAATATCTGGTCTTCTCACAGACAAAGTTTTCATGTATATTGGGAAATATGCAAAACAACTTGAGATGCTTTCTATAGCATTTGCTGGTGACAGTGATAAGGGTATGATGCATGTTATGAATGGATGCAAGAATTTAAGGAAACTGGAGATAAGAGATAGCCCGTTTGGTGATGCTGCACTCTTGGGGAATTTTGCTAGGTACGAGACAATGCGATCCCTTTGGATGTCATCTTGCAATGTCACGTTAAAGGGGTGCCAAGTCCTTGCGTCAAAGATGCCGATGCTCAATGTTGAGGTCATAAATGAGCGGGATGGTAGCAATGAAATGGAGGAAAACCATGGAGATCTGCCTAAAGTGGAGAAATTATATGTGTACCGCACAACTGCTGGGGCGAGGGATGATGCaccaaattttgttaaaatCCTATAG